From Rudanella lutea DSM 19387, a single genomic window includes:
- a CDS encoding RNA polymerase sigma factor, translating into MLRIIPFFQSETQLVKALQQNESRAQKAVYERYAGKMMAVCTRYIANRSDAEEVMIDGFMRAYERIGQFREEGSFEGWLRRIMVTESLMYLRRTKAWRQAISLDEVAEEPDYEWADQALKTDDLLRLVGQLPEGYRTIFNLYAIEGYSHQEIAQELSISEGTSKSQLSRARAWLQASLAKLEKENYGQIKSRSTVG; encoded by the coding sequence ATGCTCCGCATTATACCTTTTTTCCAGTCTGAAACCCAATTAGTGAAGGCACTGCAGCAAAACGAAAGTCGTGCTCAGAAAGCCGTTTACGAGCGGTATGCTGGAAAAATGATGGCGGTCTGCACACGGTACATTGCCAACAGGAGCGATGCAGAGGAAGTCATGATCGACGGGTTTATGCGCGCTTACGAGCGTATTGGGCAGTTCAGGGAGGAGGGGAGTTTTGAAGGATGGCTGCGCCGTATCATGGTCACTGAATCGCTCATGTACTTAAGGCGAACGAAAGCTTGGCGTCAGGCAATTTCATTGGACGAAGTAGCAGAGGAACCCGATTATGAGTGGGCTGATCAGGCACTAAAAACGGACGATTTACTCCGATTGGTTGGTCAACTGCCCGAGGGGTACAGGACCATTTTCAACCTTTATGCCATCGAAGGATATTCGCATCAGGAGATCGCACAGGAGTTAAGCATTAGTGAAGGAACATCAAAATCACAGTTGAGCCGGGCGCGTGCCTGGTTACAGGCTAGTCTGGCAAAACTTGAGAAAGAAAACTATGGACAAATCAAAAGCAGATCAACCGTTGGATGA
- a CDS encoding DUF983 domain-containing protein encodes MYEHCPHCGLRYEIEPGYFIGAMYVSYAFSGGLALVLGFILFYFFGDPDGWIYVGVIAPAMLLIAPVNFRMSRVVWLHFVAGIKYKKGL; translated from the coding sequence ATGTATGAACACTGTCCGCATTGCGGATTACGGTACGAAATCGAACCGGGCTATTTTATTGGGGCTATGTATGTAAGCTACGCTTTCTCTGGTGGTTTGGCTTTGGTACTGGGATTTATTCTGTTTTACTTTTTCGGTGATCCAGACGGATGGATATACGTGGGTGTAATAGCGCCAGCTATGCTGCTTATAGCACCGGTCAATTTTAGGATGTCGAGGGTAGTGTGGCTACACTTTGTAGCCGGCATAAAGTACAAGAAGGGGCTATAA
- the secE gene encoding preprotein translocase subunit SecE produces the protein MDKFISFLKASWEEVQHNVTWPKFSDLQASSTLVLVASLIFALLVGLIDFIFENGLNAFYQSF, from the coding sequence ATGGACAAGTTTATATCGTTTCTGAAAGCTTCCTGGGAGGAGGTTCAGCACAACGTCACTTGGCCAAAGTTCAGCGACCTACAAGCCAGCTCGACGCTGGTACTTGTTGCGTCGCTGATTTTTGCGCTATTGGTTGGTCTGATTGATTTCATCTTTGAGAACGGCCTTAACGCCTTCTATCAATCATTCTAA
- a CDS encoding outer membrane beta-barrel protein: MKRLNGLILTGLLMSLTAINTIARHTADSLIVQFANQTRIVIYGPNREAIKNLSSYDLNKIVREMGMKLDSVPNGQTSIRIEGKDGDRYLRDTVIVITRGKDGKQGEEGGIRIIVRRDGKTASDSNQVDKEYKIDRLRKKRSDTGDWRVKTDILVGLNTLIIPAETGLYDPALYELRPIGSRFVGISFGQRPTLIKGKRARLSIHYALEINWNNFMFDNPVTPVRGQSRVEFANIQEPIDKTKLTVCNLQLPVVPRLSVYNQDGRKVFHFGAGAYAGYRVDSYSMIKYGRRDKDRDHDRFFLNDLRYGLMAHLGILKTNLFVKYDLTPLFQTEKGPQARALSFGISL, encoded by the coding sequence ATGAAACGACTTAATGGACTTATCCTAACTGGGCTGCTGATGAGTCTGACAGCTATAAATACGATAGCCCGTCACACGGCCGACTCGTTGATCGTACAATTTGCGAACCAAACCAGGATAGTTATCTACGGTCCAAATCGGGAGGCAATAAAAAATCTGTCCAGTTATGATCTGAATAAGATTGTCCGGGAAATGGGAATGAAGCTTGACTCTGTTCCTAATGGACAAACATCCATTCGGATTGAAGGGAAAGATGGCGATCGGTACCTTCGGGACACAGTCATCGTGATTACCCGCGGCAAAGACGGAAAGCAAGGTGAAGAGGGTGGTATTCGAATCATCGTACGACGGGATGGTAAGACGGCCTCTGACTCAAATCAAGTTGACAAAGAGTACAAGATAGACCGGCTACGCAAGAAACGGAGCGATACTGGCGACTGGCGTGTCAAAACCGATATTCTGGTTGGCCTCAATACACTGATTATTCCTGCAGAGACAGGATTGTACGATCCAGCTCTTTATGAACTCCGGCCAATTGGTTCACGGTTTGTTGGCATCAGTTTTGGGCAGCGTCCGACTTTAATTAAGGGGAAAAGAGCTCGTCTGAGTATTCATTATGCTTTGGAAATTAACTGGAACAACTTCATGTTTGACAACCCGGTTACCCCCGTCAGAGGGCAAAGTCGGGTAGAGTTTGCCAATATTCAGGAGCCTATTGATAAAACCAAGCTTACAGTTTGCAATCTGCAACTACCGGTAGTACCCCGTTTATCGGTTTACAATCAGGACGGCCGCAAGGTGTTTCACTTTGGCGCTGGGGCCTACGCAGGGTATCGAGTTGATAGTTATAGTATGATCAAATATGGTCGCAGAGACAAAGACAGAGACCATGATCGTTTTTTTCTGAATGATTTACGCTACGGACTAATGGCTCATTTAGGTATTTTGAAAACGAACTTGTTTGTAAAGTATGACCTCACCCCACTTTTTCAGACGGAAAAAGGCCCCCAGGCAAGAGCATTAAGTTTTGGGATTTCACTGTAA
- the tuf gene encoding elongation factor Tu codes for MAKENFDRSKPHVNIGTIGHVDHGKTTLTAAITKVLAEKGLAAVRDFSSIDNAPEEKERGITINTSHVEYQTANRHYAHVDCPGHADYVKNMVTGAAQMDGAILVVAATDGPMPQTREHILLARQVGVPQLVVFMNKVDMVDDPELLELVEMEIRELLSFYNFDGDNIPVIQGSALGGLNGEPKWVATIEQLMEAVDSFIPLPPRQTDLPFLMPVEDVFSITGRGTVATGRIERGVINSGEPVEILGMGAEGLKSVVTGVEMFRKILDRGEAGDNVGLLLRGIEKTDIRRGMVICKPGSVTPHQKFKAEVYVLSKEEGGRHTPFFNKYRPQFYFRTTDVTGEIVLPAGVEMVMPGDNITIEVTLINKIAMEKGLRFAIREGGRTVGAGQVTEILD; via the coding sequence ATGGCAAAAGAGAATTTTGACCGCTCGAAACCGCACGTCAACATCGGTACGATTGGTCACGTTGACCACGGTAAGACGACGCTGACGGCAGCCATTACGAAAGTACTCGCCGAGAAAGGCCTGGCTGCTGTTCGGGATTTCTCGTCTATCGATAACGCTCCTGAAGAGAAAGAGCGTGGTATTACCATCAACACCTCACACGTAGAGTACCAGACTGCAAATCGTCACTATGCACACGTCGATTGCCCTGGTCACGCTGACTATGTGAAGAACATGGTAACGGGTGCTGCCCAGATGGACGGTGCTATCCTGGTAGTGGCTGCTACGGATGGTCCGATGCCCCAAACGCGTGAGCACATCCTGCTCGCACGTCAGGTAGGTGTACCTCAGCTGGTTGTCTTCATGAACAAAGTTGACATGGTAGACGATCCTGAGCTGCTCGAACTCGTTGAAATGGAGATCCGCGAACTGCTGAGCTTCTACAACTTCGATGGCGACAACATCCCTGTTATTCAAGGTTCAGCTCTGGGTGGTTTGAACGGTGAGCCGAAGTGGGTTGCTACGATTGAGCAACTGATGGAAGCCGTTGATTCATTCATTCCGCTTCCTCCTCGTCAGACGGATCTGCCGTTCCTGATGCCGGTAGAAGACGTGTTCTCAATCACTGGTCGTGGTACTGTAGCTACGGGCCGTATTGAGCGTGGTGTAATCAACTCAGGTGAGCCAGTTGAAATCCTGGGTATGGGTGCTGAAGGCCTCAAGTCAGTTGTAACGGGTGTTGAAATGTTCCGGAAAATTCTGGACCGTGGCGAAGCCGGTGATAACGTAGGTCTGCTGCTCCGTGGTATTGAAAAAACCGATATCCGTCGTGGTATGGTTATTTGCAAGCCTGGTTCAGTAACTCCCCACCAGAAGTTCAAGGCTGAAGTTTACGTTCTGTCGAAAGAAGAAGGTGGCCGTCACACACCGTTCTTCAACAAATATCGGCCCCAGTTCTACTTCCGTACCACGGACGTAACGGGTGAGATCGTACTCCCAGCTGGTGTTGAGATGGTTATGCCTGGTGATAACATCACCATCGAGGTAACCCTGATCAATAAGATTGCTATGGAGAAAGGTCTTCGTTTCGCTATCCGCGAAGGTGGCCGCACCGTAGGTGCTGGTCAGGTAACGGAGATCCTCGACTAA